In Oreochromis niloticus isolate F11D_XX linkage group LG22, O_niloticus_UMD_NMBU, whole genome shotgun sequence, the sequence aaGAATAATTTAGGACCATATTGTGATACTTCATCAAAGTCTGGTAACTTCTCTTAAAATGGTTTTGCATTCGTGTAGCTTTGTTTGACATTGATGATCTTAAAGTCAGTGTCCAGATGCAGACTGACACAAAACTCCTTCACATGCCTGTGAATTGAATCCTGTGCCAACATGCGATTTGATCAGATAATATCGAAGTGCTTTCATTTGTGTTATAGTTAATCTTGTTTTATCTGTTCCATTAAAAACAGATTGCCTCCAGGACCGTTACCTATTAATTATAGCGATGTGTCTTTCATTGTTAAAAGGAAAAATTACTATTACTGCTTTTCATCACGAATCATGTCTTGGACCTTTGCGGTTGTGCTTTGTGAATGAAGAGAGGCACAGTGTAAACTGGTTACAGTTCTTAAACCTTTAATGTAAACAGCAGTTTTGAGGGGCTTTGAAAAAAatcctaaagaaaaaaaacaatctgaagGCATTAAATAGGAAGGGGGAGGGGGGAATATATAAATCATACTTAGAAATAACAACCACGATctgcttttaaattaaaaaaatacataaactcTCAATTTTGTGGCCATATGGTCCTGAACATACACAAAAAATGTCAACTTCCCTTGATCAAATACTAACTTACATTTTGCAACACTAACTACCTGGCACTTTCacaatttttgttctttttcgtTTTTCTAAAGGAAAATCACTAAATCATAGTCATTTTACAAATGATaaacgaaacaaaaaaaaaagctaaaatattGCTTAGGAATGTTGTGTACAGCAGTCTTTACAACGAGAGACCCAAACGAGCGAGAGacaagtgtgtgtttgagcGCGTGTTGCACAATGGTGGCGCTTTTACAGTTGTTCTATGGCAAAGCcactgtgtaggtgtgtacaATAAGCAATAAGCAGTGGTGGGataattacatttatatttcaaaaagaGGCTTTTTACTGTAGTACAGTGCCTGGATTTCAAGGATTGACTTTTTCTAACAGTCTCTATTACATGTGAAGCAGGGCAGAGTAGACAGACGACgctattttttctctttctgttttaaaaagtattcATCTCAAAAGGTAATTCAGCCTCTTGGGAAACACTTAGCTGCCACAATTGTCCTACTGTAAGTGGGAATGTGACAGGAAATACTACTGGGAAGTTGACGCCCCCCGCCCCGCCCGATCGTCCTTCCCTGCTCCTAAATCACACAACCACCATTCTTGATCCCTATAGCCTTCACCCCTCCTGAAAAAAGCCCTgaggaaaaataataacatgAACATAAAGGAAGGACAATCCATTGGAATTTCTAAGCTTTTTGTCCACAATATTCTTGAAGCAAAATGACAGTGAGCGCCGCagccaagaagaagaaaagggggAATGTTTTCAAACACCAGACACTGGAGgagagtgaagaagaagaaggaggaggaggagacgtGGGGCGACCAACGACAGGCCAAACAAACACTTCCTGGTTTCTCTTCTCCATGGCAACGTGATGACTCTGCATCGACCCCCAAGTCCCTCAAGTGCAAACAGTTAATGTTAATACGCACCATCTTCTCCCTTATAAACGTCTAGCAAGAAGCAAGAGGGAAATAGTTCAagaaatccttttttttctttcaatcacagttcatttttttatattatatgttttttttaattatttattcttGTTCCAGTTTATAAGAAAAGGGGACCGGTCCAGTGAATACAGTGGGTTTAGGGTTTGTTTCGGGTTCGGGCTTGTGGGGTCGTACAGCTAGTTACAGTCGTAAACAAAGTCATAGTTGCTAGGCTCTTTGGGAATCGGGGGCGGGGCCTCTGGAATCTGGATGTTCTCTAGATCCAAGAGGCGAAGCTTCATCTCCATAGAGAGCAGGGTGTCCATGTCAGATTTGGTGTATTCGCTGGTCATCTCCTTACCCAGGAGGGCATTCAGACCATCTGTCCACACACAATACTGCGGAGAGACGGGCAGAGGCACATTAATTATAATTTTCATaagaatggttaaaaaaaaggtacGGCACAAAGAACAAAACCTCTAAAATCTACTCTTCTGAAGGTGTTTTCTCTGTTTCGTAAAGGGCAAAAAGTTTCTACATTCCTCAGTGAAAGCTTTCAGGCATTACACCTTTGTTTACGGTGAGTTATATTTGGCCCCAATCTATAAAAAACCACCAACATTGCAATTCTATTTGCCACATTCCCCAAGGATTATCAGTTATTTATACGTAGAGCTGTCTTAAAGTCTTTTGGGGCAAACTAAAATTAAGTCAAGTAAACTGGGTCGAGTCATTGTCAAGTCAGAAGTCCAGATAAAGTTCATTCCAAGCTAACGGCAAACAGGCTGGTGTACTAAGAACCCTCATTGTTTCATCTGCACCATTTAAACAGTTCTGTTATGCTTTACATATCacaaaacaagttttttttcactttaccTACACGGGCATAACAGCAAGAACAAAGCTAAACAAATGAAGATGAAAAGCAGGCACAAAAACAGGAATATATACCGCATATATGGCACCAGATAGGTATGCCTATATGATGTATAATGCTGGACTTTATGTTTAGAAATGGCGTTATAAACCTTCCCAGACTGATAGGTAGCAATGATTGCTTCTCTAAAATGACACTctgttaacacacctgaatgctccagaccagcaaactcccaaaacttctgcttttagaGGGATCGTCACACttactgatgatcagttaatcagcTGTATTcaattagcagcacctggctgctctTAGAGTGTACTTATTTTTATCTTCTATATCCCACATATCGACAATCATTGGATGATACAAACCACTCTTTTGTtgataaaacttaaaaaaaaaaagcaataaaatcaTGTTGAAGGGTCCTAATGTTTATGACATAAGCCTGACATACAGCTTTGGTCTTTATACTTGTTTTTCGATGAAATTATATCTGTCCATAAAGCCATCTCTCCACTAAGTGTCAGCTCTACACCTGCATAAACCATGCATAGGGTCTCTATGCGTAATCCCACACCTTCATTCTGTGTGACACCGTCAACAACTGCAGGGTCAGCTTACCTCATGCTTGTCAGGAGCGATAAAATTTAAGTATTCGTCCGACTCGTAGAGGACAGAGAAGGCCAGCTCTAACACCTCCTGCAGAGAGGACAGAGTGAAAAGCGGAGGGAGAATGTGAGGCGGAGAAAATGGTGCAAAGACCGAGCGAGAGTGGAGGAGGTGGGACGGAGAGAGGtagaagcaaaaaaagaaaagaagaagaaataccAGGTGAGATTTACAGTACAGTGCTGCCATACTAGCGCGATCCTGCTCTCCTCCACGTCCCATCACCATCTGTTATATCAGCTGCACATTGGGATACATGTAGGGCTCTTTTTATATTAGCTATTGTAAAATAACAGCAGGGGCTGCGGATCGgagacaaaaaagacaaattcacTTCGGTCTCTTTTATGAAATTAACTGGACGGAGAAGGAGGACAATGTAGTGACAGAGCCAGATTTGTAGATGTATGCAAGTAATTTATCTGTGTGAAATTAGCGTCTGGTTTTACGAAGCCAGTAGGGGATTACTCAGTCAGAGGCTGAGCCTGGAGCCGGGGAGAGCTTAAAAGAATCTGTGGTCAGATTTGActcagagaggaaaaaaaaaacaaagtagtGCTGAGAGTAATTCTCTCTACTCTGTGCAGCTGCTTTAAGCTGCACACTCACACGGTGAGCATCTAAAAGGGCAGTCGTTACTATATTTACCCACTTAATTCAATGCGTTAGCTACTTATAGGTAAAGAACCTGTTATAATTACTTAACTCAAAGAACAGCTGATGGAGTGTGACTGGTTTTTGGGTACTGTAGATCAAGTTCTTCCTGAGGGTGTCCGTGCACTTCATGAAACAGTTGTTGAGCGTTTCAGCGGTAAGCAGGAAATGAGTGTTATACCCACATTAAACGAACAACATTGTTAGTTTTTCCAGGTTTATGACCTCAAAGCTAATTCCTCTCTTTTTTGGTGCAATTAAAAGACAGATCGTGTTCATTTGTTACtgctctgcttttctttttatgaACTTATTAAGTGCATGCACATTTTACTGGTGCTGCAGTCTTTTTGGTAATGGGTTAATTTAATGTCCTCTTTCccacaatatattttttttaaaataataaatgtgcaCTTGCTTTttagatgatgatgatttttttgCCCACATAAACTGGTCCCATTATAAATTGCTGGAACATTATGGAAATACAGCATGCAATCATCCACACTTGTCATATATCCTCCAATCATTTGTGTGACGCTGTAACGTAAAGCTGTAAAGGCGCGATTCGGAAATGAGACGGATGACGGAGCACAGACGACAGGCGTCCCTTTTACTGCAATCATAATAACAGCTAAAGCAGGTGTCAGAAATGAGGGAAATATGGCATCCACGTTAGAGACACGTGGAAGCGCTTACGACATATCTGGAGGAATTTGGGAGATAATATGGAAACACTTCGCACTTCTCTATTCTTCCAGTGTCCCACAAACGGTGCACTGCCTGCTCTGCTCCCAAGTCTGTAGAGGTGACTTTGGCTGGTCTTCTAACAGTGAGTAATGAAATGTGCTTATGTTCTCATTCACAAGGCTGGGACAGGCCTGCTAGACAGCCCACAGACCCCCCTCAGGTCATTCTCCTAGACCTGCGCTTATCGACAAGGTAATAAAAGAGACAAAGCAGAGAGGAGGCGTGCTCCTTTGTCTTCAAGGCTATTTATCCAAGATCCAATATATCGGAGTCCCGTGGGTGGGGGCCGAAGGTTTGCAGAGGAAAAGTACGAACGAGGAAGAGCTGATGTGTACACAGATGCAGACATGATGGCTCTTTCATCCTGGTTGAGGCACCGCAGAGGGCGCGCCCAAACGTTACTATCACACCTTCACAGCGAAGAAAAGATGCCAGCACGTTTTTAGCGCCTTTAGCGTAATTGTCGTCTGTAACTAACGGACTATTCAGTGACTTATTTCTACGCGAGGCCTCTAACGGAGACGTCTCTGTGCAGAGCGCTGAGACGCAAGTTATTGTGTTATTTCCTAAAGCAAAATTATGTAACCGGCGTCCTCGTTATGCAACTCTCGCATCCACAGGAACTCATTCTCTCGCCTGGATacacacccacccgcccacacacatgcacatgtgcacatgcatgtatatgcacgcgcgcacacacacacacacacacacacacacacacacacacacacaccttgttTTGCTTCAGggctcccttttccttcatgtGAGGACAGTCTTTGCCAGTGATAACAGCTTTGATATCAGCCACAGGCACTGCAGAGAGGACAGAAGTGagtttacaacaacaacaacaacatcatcatccCCTTGACAACTGTGCTATCCCATATgggttcttgttttttttttttcccctttttcctcCAAGTgattaaaacttaaaattttCCCCAAATCTGTCAGTGTGCAAGGCCTACAAGAGAAACTGATGTTAACACTGTCTGTAAAAAGCCAACTGTTAGTGTCGGTGACTGCTGCTCGTCTCTGAGTTCAGCAAGACACACATTTTTGCAGGAAATAAACATAGAATACTGATAAATATTTTCCTCTGCAAGTCATTGGGAAGGCAGTTAAATAGAAAttgtgcaaaaatactgtaaaaaaaactattaaaggTTTTACTCACGTTTGTCCTGTAAAGAGTCATGGGGCACCTCGCCCTGAGGGCTCTCTTCCAGATCTCCGTAGTGCAGGACTTTATGATTCGGAGACAGACGGCAGTACCAAAACTTATCTAGAACAAATGATGAGAAAGACAGGAAGACAGAAGGGAGTAAGAAGCAGATTTAGAGGTGTTATGAAATAAGCAGAAGCTGGCAAAGGCATCACACGGGTATGGATTTGCATGACTCATCAACAGCAGAGAAAATTAGCATGGCAAAAAATAtgtgtcaaaaaataaaacagcctTGAGGAAAATCCACAGATGGGCAATGATGATCTCCACTAGGCAGGGAGGGAGGGATCTGGACGGGCAACAACAAAACCGGCGGCCTTCATCACCG encodes:
- the elmo1 gene encoding engulfment and cell motility protein 1 isoform X5 codes for the protein MQVVREQIMRALTAKPNSLDQFKSRLQNLSYTEILKIRQSERMNQEDFQSRPILELREKIQPEIMELIKQQRLNRLCEGTCFRKISSRRRQDKFWYCRLSPNHKVLHYGDLEESPQGEVPHDSLQDKLPVADIKAVITGKDCPHMKEKGALKQNKEVLELAFSVLYESDEYLNFIAPDKHEYCVWTDGLNALLGKEMTSEYTKSDMDTLLSMEMKLRLLDLENIQIPEAPPPIPKEPSNYDFVYDCN